One window of the Deltaproteobacteria bacterium PRO3 genome contains the following:
- the bioA gene encoding adenosylmethionine--8-amino-7-oxononanoate transaminase, giving the protein MHSNAQHLKDLDRRLVWHPFTQMQEYMAEEPMIVERGEGCHLIDIEGRRYLDGVSSLWVNVHGHRRAEIDAAIRAQLDKIAHSTLLGLANVPSIELAERLLQVAPRNLKKVFYSDNGATAVEIALKMAFQYWQQRGGADAKKIRFVTLRDAYHGDTLGSVSVGGIDLFHKVFRPLLFESLVIENFSFEQASELFARHSGEIAACVVEPMIQGAAGMRTQPPGFLTHLRKLCDAHGAFLICDEVATGFGRTGKMFAVEHEGVAPDFLCLAKGITGGYLPLAATLTTERVFQGFCGAYRDFKTFFHGHSYTGNPLACAAALANLKIFEEERVIERLQPKVALLSEALRRFAAHPQVREVRQIGLMAGIELVADKAAGTPYPLEAKMGFRVCRAARERGALLRPLGNVLVVLPPLAIEARDLQALLEILWESLEETTRNL; this is encoded by the coding sequence ATGCACTCGAACGCCCAACACCTCAAAGACCTCGACCGCCGCCTCGTCTGGCACCCCTTCACCCAGATGCAGGAGTACATGGCCGAAGAGCCGATGATCGTCGAGCGCGGCGAGGGCTGCCACTTGATCGACATCGAGGGGCGGCGCTACCTGGACGGCGTCTCCTCGCTGTGGGTGAACGTCCACGGCCACCGCCGCGCCGAGATCGACGCGGCGATCCGCGCCCAGCTTGACAAGATCGCCCACTCCACCCTGCTGGGCCTGGCCAACGTCCCCTCCATCGAGTTGGCCGAGCGCCTGCTGCAAGTCGCCCCGCGCAACCTGAAAAAGGTCTTCTATTCCGACAACGGCGCCACCGCCGTCGAGATCGCGCTCAAGATGGCGTTTCAGTATTGGCAGCAGCGGGGCGGCGCCGACGCGAAGAAGATCCGTTTCGTGACGCTGCGCGACGCCTATCACGGCGACACCCTGGGCTCGGTCAGCGTCGGCGGCATCGACCTCTTCCACAAGGTCTTCCGCCCGCTGCTCTTCGAGTCCCTGGTGATCGAAAACTTCAGCTTCGAGCAGGCCAGCGAGCTCTTCGCGAGACACTCGGGCGAGATCGCCGCCTGCGTCGTCGAGCCGATGATCCAGGGCGCCGCGGGGATGCGCACCCAGCCGCCGGGATTTTTGACGCACCTTCGGAAGCTTTGTGACGCGCACGGCGCCTTTCTGATCTGCGACGAGGTGGCGACCGGTTTCGGGCGCACGGGGAAGATGTTCGCGGTCGAGCACGAGGGCGTCGCGCCGGATTTCCTCTGCCTGGCGAAGGGGATCACCGGCGGCTACCTCCCGCTGGCGGCGACGCTCACCACCGAGCGGGTCTTCCAGGGCTTCTGCGGCGCCTACCGCGACTTCAAGACCTTCTTCCACGGGCACAGCTACACCGGCAATCCCCTGGCCTGCGCCGCGGCGCTCGCCAATTTGAAGATCTTCGAGGAGGAGCGGGTGATCGAGCGCCTGCAGCCCAAGGTAGCCTTGCTTAGCGAGGCCTTGCGGCGCTTCGCCGCGCACCCCCAGGTCCGCGAGGTGCGGCAGATCGGCCTGATGGCGGGGATCGAGCTGGTCGCCGATAAGGCCGCCGGGACGCCTTATCCGCTGGAGGCGAAGATGGGATTTCGGGTCTGCCGCGCGGCGCGCGAGCGGGGCGCCCTGCTCAGGCCGCTTGGAAACGTCCTGGTCGTCTTGCCGCCCCTGGCGATCGAGGCGCGGGACTTGCAGGCCCTGTTGGAAATTTTATGGGAATCGCTTGAGGAAACGACGCGCAATCTCTAG
- the bioD gene encoding dethiobiotin synthase, producing the protein MAGLFITGTDTNVGKTLVTAGLAAYLRERGVDAGVMKPVESGGLSGAPSSDSVFLKKISQSSDDLDLINTYAFEPPLAPGVAAALEGVEISFDRILESFRRLELLHKTVLVEGAGGLRVPLGPGRCVSDLIAALEIPVLVVARMGLGTINHTLLTLEALERREIPVAGIVLNCDRKEADPSAKHNLKTLAEWTSVPIWGVIAHLDRPRDRREILGKIKVGIGAAVERYFGIA; encoded by the coding sequence ATGGCAGGACTCTTCATCACCGGCACCGATACCAACGTCGGCAAGACCCTCGTCACCGCGGGCCTCGCGGCCTACCTGCGCGAGCGCGGCGTCGACGCGGGGGTGATGAAACCGGTCGAGAGCGGCGGGCTCTCCGGCGCGCCTTCCAGCGATTCGGTCTTCCTGAAAAAAATCTCTCAGTCCTCCGACGACCTCGACCTGATCAACACCTATGCCTTCGAGCCGCCGCTGGCGCCGGGCGTGGCGGCGGCGCTGGAGGGCGTCGAGATCTCCTTCGACCGCATCCTCGAATCCTTTCGCCGCCTCGAGCTGTTGCACAAGACGGTCCTGGTCGAGGGCGCTGGCGGGCTGCGCGTCCCGCTGGGTCCGGGGCGCTGCGTGAGCGACCTGATCGCCGCCCTCGAGATCCCGGTCCTGGTGGTGGCGCGGATGGGCCTGGGCACGATCAACCATACGCTCTTGACTCTGGAGGCCCTGGAACGCCGCGAGATCCCGGTCGCGGGGATCGTCCTCAACTGCGACCGGAAGGAGGCGGACCCCTCGGCCAAGCACAACCTGAAGACCCTGGCCGAGTGGACCTCGGTACCGATCTGGGGCGTGATCGCCCACCTGGACAGGCCGCGGGACCGCCGGGAGATCCTGGGCAAGATCAAGGTCGGGATCGGCGCGGCGGTGGAACGGTATTTCGGGATCGCCTGA